In the genome of Caldisphaera lagunensis DSM 15908, the window ACCATGAACTATATTCAATGTTAGTAAGTGAATTAGGCCCTAGGAGTAATTTTACAGTGGAAAACATAATGAATCTAGGATTAAGCGAAAGTAAAAGCAAAAAAATAGAAGAGGCTGCAAAGAAAAGTATAGGTGCTGATGTTTCAGATAAGGATCTAGAGGCTATGCTAACTCTTGCTAAAATAACAAATCAAATGTACAATTTGAGAAAGGACTTGGATCAATACGCTACTAGCGTTATGAAGGAAGTGGCTCCTAACATAACGGAACTTGTTGGTCCTTTATTGGGGGCTAGACTAATAAGTATAGCAGGAGGACTTGAAAGATTAGCTACAATGCCAGCAAGCACTATACAAGTTTTAGGTGCAGAAAAGGCCCTTTTCAGAGCATTAAAAACAGGAGGCAGACCTCCAAAACATGGGATTATATTCCAATATCCTGAAATATACAAAAGTCCTAAATGGCAGAGAGGAAAAATTGCAAGGGCACTAGCAGCAAAACTAGCTATAGCTGCTAAGGTAGATGCATTTAGTGGAAGATTCATAGGGGATAAATTAAAAGAAGAACTAGAAAAAAGGATAGAAGAAATCAAAAAAATATATGCTTCACCAAAGAAAAAAGAAACTCAGAAACAAAGCTTTCAGAGACCCCAAGGAAGAGGGAAACCCTCAAAGTATAAACATGGTAGAAATAGGAGGTAATGAATAATGGAAATTAGAGAACATGAGAATTGGAAGAATGTATATATAATAGAGCAAGAGGATGGAACGTACAAGCTTGCAACAAAAAACCTTGTTAAGGGTCAAAGGGTTTATGGAGAAAAACTCTATCAATATAATGACGTAGAATACAGAGAATGGAATGCATATAGAAGCAAGTTAGCTGCTGCTTTGTTAAAAGGACTTGAGGAACTACCAATTAAAGAAAAAGATAGAATTTTGTATTTAGGAATTGCTAGTGGTACAACAGCTAGCCATATTAGTGATATAATAGGAAATGAAGGTTTAATTTTTGGAATAGAATTTTCTCCAAGAGTTATTAGAGATTTACTTTTAATAGTTAATGATAGAAAGAATATATTTCCTATCCTTGCCGATGCGAGGTTCCCAGAAAATTATCGCCATATGATAGAAACAGTAAATGGGTTATATGCTGATGTAGCTCAACCAGAACAGGCTCAAATTGTATCAAGAAATGCAAAATTTTTCCTCAAAGATGGAGGATATCTTTTACTAGCAATAAAAGCAAGGAGCATTGATGTTACAAAAGAACCTAATGAAATATATAAAATGGAAACAGAGGAATTGGTTAGAAATGGATTCGAAATAAAGGATATAATTCATTTAGATCCATTCGATAAGGATCATGCAATGATCTATGGTATTTACCATAGGGTGTAAATTAATTTTGGAATCAAATGATAAATCCATTAAATCCTTACAAAAAAAGATTTTAGATAAGATAAATGAAACCCAAAAATTATGGCCTAAAGAAACATTAAATTTAATTGAAGTATATAATGGAAAAACATCTGTATTATTAGAGAGCAATGAATATCATGAATTTGATAAAGAGGAAATTAAAACAGTTCTTGAAATTGTACCCCAATATTTTTGGAAATTTATTAAATTACCCATCTTATTAAGATATAATAAAGATTCAGAAGGTAGATCATGGTATAATGTTTTAGGAGATACATGGCAAAAAAGATTTGTAGAAATTCTTATAACCGGACAGTATAGCTTCGATGGAATTGAAGAATTAGACGTTGAGATGTTCCTAAAAATTCTTAAAAAATTTAAAAGTTTAATATTTGTTTCAGTGTTTTAACAGTTATTTGCGATTTAATTCCACATAATTTTTTTAATAAATCTTATATATTCTTAATTCCAAATACATAAGAGGTGAAAATAATGAATTATTCAGAACAGGTTTACTTAGATTCCTTAAAAGCTTTAGAAATATTAAAAGATGTTATTCATATTACACCTTTAGATTATAGCAGAACATTTTCAGAAATGACAAAAGGTAAAATATTTTTAAAACTTGAGAATCTACAAAAAACAGGCTCGTTTAAAATAAGGGGTGCATATTATAAAATATGGTCATTAGGTGATGAAAAATTTAAGGGTGTTGTTGCAGCAAGCGCCGGAAATCATGCTCAAGGAGTTGCATTGGCTGCAACC includes:
- a CDS encoding rRNA biogenesis protein (functions along with aFIB and aL7a; guides 2'-O-methylation of ribose to specific sites in RNAs), with amino-acid sequence MKIYIVDTINGSYGLNEKGEIVAYEFLPKNYDEAIEQIIKIYKGDVSQTFIKLLDKIIEKKPEEIVVESESEAKYINQKGIKAIVEESNPIAINFRHEIGKKAVNYEFSKDEPEFYNWYFNIVYEFTRRMLRGAAQKRDLLVAQAIRAIDDLDKSVNLYATRLREWYSVHFPELNDLIEDHELYSMLVSELGPRSNFTVENIMNLGLSESKSKKIEEAAKKSIGADVSDKDLEAMLTLAKITNQMYNLRKDLDQYATSVMKEVAPNITELVGPLLGARLISIAGGLERLATMPASTIQVLGAEKALFRALKTGGRPPKHGIIFQYPEIYKSPKWQRGKIARALAAKLAIAAKVDAFSGRFIGDKLKEELEKRIEEIKKIYASPKKKETQKQSFQRPQGRGKPSKYKHGRNRR
- a CDS encoding fibrillarin-like rRNA/tRNA 2'-O-methyltransferase; protein product: MEIREHENWKNVYIIEQEDGTYKLATKNLVKGQRVYGEKLYQYNDVEYREWNAYRSKLAAALLKGLEELPIKEKDRILYLGIASGTTASHISDIIGNEGLIFGIEFSPRVIRDLLLIVNDRKNIFPILADARFPENYRHMIETVNGLYADVAQPEQAQIVSRNAKFFLKDGGYLLLAIKARSIDVTKEPNEIYKMETEELVRNGFEIKDIIHLDPFDKDHAMIYGIYHRV
- a CDS encoding DUF61 family protein is translated as MESNDKSIKSLQKKILDKINETQKLWPKETLNLIEVYNGKTSVLLESNEYHEFDKEEIKTVLEIVPQYFWKFIKLPILLRYNKDSEGRSWYNVLGDTWQKRFVEILITGQYSFDGIEELDVEMFLKILKKFKSLIFVSVF